One stretch of Cohnella algarum DNA includes these proteins:
- a CDS encoding DUF6036 family nucleotidyltransferase: MNPENGNKPYLTRYGFEVFDEHYFYLPSDYKTRARKVEREYDNLAVRYADPHDVWFTKLAAFRNKDRFDMIRMIRERVVDVSVLDRLFDSWNRHWFDGSAELEANFAEVKHEAACQDRSGDGV; this comes from the coding sequence ATGAATCCGGAAAACGGAAATAAGCCCTACCTGACCCGTTACGGTTTTGAAGTATTCGACGAGCATTACTTTTACCTGCCTTCCGATTACAAGACCAGAGCGCGAAAAGTGGAACGCGAATATGACAATCTGGCAGTCCGTTACGCCGATCCGCACGATGTTTGGTTTACGAAGCTGGCGGCGTTCAGGAACAAGGACAGGTTCGATATGATTCGGATGATTCGGGAACGAGTCGTTGACGTTTCGGTACTCGATCGGCTGTTCGATTCATGGAACCGACATTGGTTCGACGGCAGCGCCGAGCTGGAGGCCAATTTCGCGGAGGTGAAGCATGAGGCTGCCTGTCAAGATCGTTCCGGAGACGGAGTATAA
- a CDS encoding CynX/NimT family MFS transporter encodes MKTFLFVIALFLASLNLRPSISSVSPLLETIRSDLGMSGFAASLLTTLPVLCMGIFAPSAVRWSSRWGTERSLAAAVALIGAATLLRYAAYSPALLFATALLAGVGIAVSGPLLSGFIKKHFAKRESFFIGIYSMTLMIGAALSSGLSVPLQGAFGGSWRASLAFWGWLAVATLALLLRIARQSGKPIPSKAGATAGRRLPLRDSRAWLLTLFFGLVSFVYYSILARLGPVAEALGHGRTVGGAVLTLFSLVSMPVGLAVPVLMSRSGNRLHVGLVLVAFDGRPRSCSALKPAVCSRSS; translated from the coding sequence TTGAAAACGTTCCTGTTCGTCATCGCTCTTTTTCTGGCATCGCTCAATTTGCGGCCCTCCATTTCTTCCGTGTCGCCTCTACTGGAAACGATCCGAAGCGATCTGGGCATGAGCGGCTTCGCGGCAAGCCTGCTGACGACGCTGCCCGTCCTCTGCATGGGGATCTTCGCTCCGAGCGCCGTAAGATGGAGCTCGCGCTGGGGGACGGAACGCTCGCTCGCCGCCGCCGTCGCTCTGATCGGAGCGGCGACGCTGCTTCGGTACGCCGCTTATTCCCCGGCTTTGCTGTTTGCGACCGCGCTCCTGGCCGGAGTCGGCATCGCGGTTTCCGGACCGCTGCTGTCCGGCTTCATCAAAAAGCATTTCGCGAAAAGGGAATCCTTCTTCATCGGGATTTACTCGATGACGCTGATGATCGGCGCGGCCTTGAGCTCCGGCCTGTCCGTGCCGCTCCAAGGGGCGTTCGGCGGATCGTGGCGGGCGTCTCTGGCTTTTTGGGGATGGCTCGCGGTTGCGACTCTGGCGCTCTTGCTGCGGATCGCCCGGCAATCGGGGAAGCCGATTCCCTCGAAAGCCGGCGCGACGGCAGGGCGGCGGCTTCCGCTGCGGGATTCCCGCGCCTGGCTGCTGACCCTCTTTTTCGGCCTCGTTTCCTTCGTTTACTATTCCATTTTGGCGCGGCTCGGACCCGTTGCCGAAGCTTTGGGGCATGGGCGGACGGTCGGCGGCGCCGTGCTGACGCTATTCTCGCTCGTCTCAATGCCGGTCGGACTAGCGGTGCCGGTACTGATGAGTCGTTCCGGCAACCGTCTGCATGTCGGGCTTGTGCTCGTCGCGTTCGATGGACGGCCGCGATCCTGCTCGGCCTTGAAGCCGGCGGTTTGCTCCCGCTCGTCTTGA
- a CDS encoding glycosyltransferase, with translation MGFQTVLAVLLALSCSAGFILFRKNAVPIVRRPFSAAGKLSVIIPARNEEKSLPFLLESLRRQSLPPHEIIVVDDASEDRTKEIAESCGVETIENPPLPPGWTGKNWAVWNGYARSSGDLIAFLDADVRLAPHALESLLAARERTGGVISVVPFHHTEKLYERLALIPNILGIFAFTSPFEKNNPQKGLYGSCIFAKRADYDRAKGHEGVKSELLDDLSLGANFAKAGIPVTNFIGRGLVSFRMYPGGIRSEVEGFGKGAALSAGKLSLKTVLLTAFWLVGLLAAEAAPFFLHTPAGLPLAAGYLLFTLQMIYFVNYTGRFGKWMPLLHPLSTAFFLFVMLYSLYRVLFVGRVAWKGRDIDLGG, from the coding sequence ATGGGATTTCAAACGGTCCTGGCAGTTCTGCTTGCGCTTTCGTGTTCGGCCGGTTTCATCCTGTTTCGCAAAAACGCGGTTCCGATCGTCCGCCGCCCCTTTTCCGCCGCCGGGAAGCTGTCCGTCATCATTCCCGCGAGAAACGAAGAGAAAAGCCTTCCTTTTCTTCTGGAATCGCTTCGCCGTCAAAGCCTGCCGCCGCACGAGATCATCGTCGTGGACGACGCTTCGGAAGACCGGACGAAGGAAATCGCCGAAAGCTGCGGGGTCGAAACGATCGAAAATCCGCCGCTTCCCCCCGGCTGGACGGGCAAAAACTGGGCGGTCTGGAACGGTTACGCCCGGTCTTCCGGCGATTTGATCGCTTTTCTGGACGCCGACGTCAGATTGGCCCCGCACGCGCTGGAGTCGCTGCTTGCGGCAAGAGAGCGTACGGGCGGCGTCATCTCCGTCGTGCCGTTTCATCATACGGAGAAATTGTACGAACGGCTGGCGCTTATCCCCAACATTTTGGGCATCTTCGCGTTTACGTCCCCTTTTGAAAAAAACAACCCGCAGAAAGGCCTGTACGGCTCCTGCATCTTCGCGAAGAGAGCGGACTACGACCGGGCCAAAGGGCATGAGGGAGTCAAGTCCGAGCTGCTCGACGATCTGAGTCTGGGCGCAAACTTCGCGAAAGCCGGCATTCCGGTCACGAACTTTATCGGACGCGGGCTGGTGTCCTTCCGCATGTACCCCGGCGGCATCCGCAGCGAAGTGGAAGGCTTCGGCAAAGGTGCGGCGCTGAGCGCCGGCAAGTTGAGCCTGAAAACGGTGCTCCTGACGGCTTTTTGGCTTGTCGGGCTCCTGGCCGCGGAAGCGGCGCCGTTTTTCCTGCATACGCCGGCAGGGCTTCCCCTGGCTGCGGGTTACCTTCTTTTTACGCTGCAAATGATTTATTTCGTTAACTATACGGGCCGTTTCGGAAAATGGATGCCGCTCCTGCATCCGCTGAGCACGGCCTTTTTCCTGTTCGTCATGCTTTATTCGCTGTATCGGGTGCTGTTCGTAGGACGCGTGGCCTGGAAGGGAAGAGATATCGACCTGGGAGGCTGA
- a CDS encoding glycerol-3-phosphate acyltransferase, giving the protein MILVWTAVSFLTGSLMFSYWLGLIARRNLRTVGDGNPGGLNLWKAAGFAYGLSGISLDFLKGYVPVLALAGSGSISGYGIVPVALAPVAGHAFSPFMKGRGGKAIAVTFGVWSGLTGFGASLAYAVILAILLAAGRLWRKGRPSSSAADGFQVVLGMLLLGVYLLESGYSREILAFWLGNFLLLFYTHRRELRQIAKREKSP; this is encoded by the coding sequence ATGATACTCGTATGGACGGCGGTTTCGTTTTTGACCGGCTCCCTCATGTTCTCCTACTGGCTGGGCCTGATCGCCCGCCGCAATTTGAGAACGGTCGGCGACGGGAATCCCGGGGGACTGAATTTGTGGAAAGCGGCCGGGTTTGCGTACGGTTTGTCCGGGATCTCGCTCGATTTTTTAAAAGGGTACGTGCCGGTCCTCGCGCTGGCGGGTTCCGGCTCCATTTCCGGTTACGGCATCGTTCCGGTCGCTCTCGCTCCCGTTGCGGGCCATGCCTTTTCCCCGTTTATGAAGGGAAGGGGCGGCAAGGCGATCGCGGTCACGTTCGGCGTGTGGAGCGGATTGACCGGATTCGGCGCGTCCTTGGCCTATGCCGTCATTCTCGCGATTTTGCTGGCGGCCGGGCGCTTATGGCGGAAAGGCAGGCCGTCGTCCTCCGCGGCCGACGGCTTTCAGGTGGTGCTCGGCATGCTGCTTCTTGGCGTCTATTTGCTGGAGAGCGGGTATTCGCGGGAGATTTTGGCGTTTTGGCTGGGCAACTTTTTGCTGCTCTTTTATACGCATCGGCGGGAGCTGCGGCAAATCGCGAAGCGGGAGAAGTCGCCTTGA